One genomic region from Streptomyces sp. Li-HN-5-11 encodes:
- the pheS gene encoding phenylalanine--tRNA ligase subunit alpha, with protein MSAPNKSYDPVEVETLKPEEIERMRDEALAAFAAADSLDALHEAKVAHTGPASPLALANREIGALPPHAKADAGKRVGMARGAVNKALAARQAELEAERDARVLVEEAVDVTLPYDRVPAGARHPLTTLSERIEDIFVAMGYEVAEGPQVEAEWFNFDALNIGPDHPARGEQDTFFVQGPDGGAESGVVLRTHTSPVQIRSLLQRELPVYVICPGRVYRTDELDATHTPVFHQVELLAVDEGLTMADLKGTLDHMVQSLFGEGVKTRLRPNFFPFTEPSAEMDMVCYVCRGESVGNPDRPCRTCSSEGWIELGGCGMVNPRVLTACGVDPEKYSGFAFGFGIERMLMFRHNVEDMRDMVEGDVRFTRPFGMEI; from the coding sequence ATGTCGGCACCCAATAAGTCGTACGACCCTGTCGAGGTCGAGACGTTGAAACCGGAAGAGATCGAGCGCATGCGGGACGAGGCGCTCGCCGCCTTCGCCGCCGCGGACTCCCTCGACGCGCTCCACGAGGCCAAGGTCGCCCATACCGGACCCGCCTCCCCGCTGGCCCTCGCCAACCGCGAGATCGGCGCCCTGCCCCCGCACGCCAAGGCAGACGCGGGCAAGCGGGTCGGCATGGCCCGCGGCGCGGTGAACAAGGCCCTCGCCGCCCGCCAGGCCGAGCTGGAGGCCGAGCGTGACGCCCGCGTACTGGTCGAGGAGGCGGTGGACGTCACGCTGCCGTACGACCGCGTACCGGCCGGCGCCCGCCACCCGCTGACCACGCTGTCGGAGCGCATCGAGGACATCTTCGTGGCCATGGGCTACGAGGTCGCCGAGGGCCCCCAGGTCGAGGCGGAGTGGTTCAACTTCGACGCGCTGAACATCGGCCCGGACCACCCGGCCCGCGGCGAGCAGGACACCTTCTTCGTGCAGGGCCCCGACGGCGGCGCCGAGTCCGGCGTCGTACTGCGCACCCACACCTCGCCGGTGCAGATCCGCTCCCTGCTCCAGCGTGAGCTGCCGGTCTACGTCATCTGCCCCGGCCGCGTCTACCGCACCGACGAGCTGGACGCCACGCACACGCCCGTCTTCCACCAGGTCGAACTGCTCGCCGTCGACGAGGGCCTGACCATGGCCGACCTCAAGGGCACCCTCGACCACATGGTGCAGTCGCTGTTCGGCGAGGGCGTGAAGACCCGGCTGAGGCCGAACTTCTTCCCCTTCACCGAGCCGTCCGCCGAGATGGACATGGTGTGCTACGTCTGCCGCGGCGAGTCCGTCGGCAACCCCGACCGCCCCTGCCGCACCTGCTCCTCCGAGGGCTGGATCGAGCTCGGCGGCTGCGGCATGGTCAACCCGCGGGTGCTGACCGCCTGCGGCGTCGACCCGGAGAAGTACAGCGGCTTCGCCTTCGGGTTCGGCATCGAGCGGATGCTGATGTTCCGCCACAACGTCGAAGACATGCGAGACATGGTCGAGGGTGACGTCCGGTTCACCCGGCCGTTCGGGATGGAGATCTGA
- the rplT gene encoding 50S ribosomal protein L20 has product MARVKRAVNAHKKRRAILEQASGYRGQRSRLYRKAKEQVTHSLVYNYNDRKKRKGDFRQLWIQRINAAARANGITYNRFIQGLKAANVEVDRKILAELAVNDANAFAALVEVAQKALPSDVNAPKAA; this is encoded by the coding sequence GTGGCACGCGTCAAGCGGGCAGTCAACGCCCACAAGAAGCGCCGGGCGATCCTCGAGCAGGCCTCCGGCTACCGCGGTCAGCGTTCGCGCCTGTACCGCAAGGCCAAGGAGCAGGTCACCCACTCGCTGGTCTACAACTACAACGACCGCAAGAAGCGCAAGGGTGACTTCCGCCAGCTGTGGATCCAGCGCATCAACGCCGCGGCCCGCGCCAACGGCATCACGTACAACCGCTTCATCCAGGGTCTGAAGGCCGCGAACGTCGAGGTCGACCGCAAGATCCTGGCCGAGCTGGCCGTGAACGACGCGAACGCGTTCGCCGCGCTCGTCGAGGTCGCGCAGAAGGCTCTGCCGAGCGACGTCAACGCGCCGAAGGCCGCGTGA
- the pheT gene encoding phenylalanine--tRNA ligase subunit beta, which translates to MRVPLSWLREYVDLPATETGRDVQAKIVSTGLEVETVEQLGADLKGPLVVGQVLTIEELEGFKKPIRFCTVDVGRANGTGEPQEIVCGARNFAVGDKVVVVLPGAVLPGGFAISARKTYGKTSHGMICSADELGMGDDGSHGIIVLPPEHEVGTDAIELLQLVDEVLDIAVTANRGDCLSIRGIARETAIAYGLPLRDPALLDVPAPNAFGHPVRISEPLGCDRFTARTVTGLDPEARSPIWLRRRLQKAGMRPISLAVDITNYVMLELGQPLHAYDRKLVQGTIGVRRAEEGEKLTTLDGVTRTLHAEDLVITDDRGPIGLAGVMGGADTEIADHDNLENATTEVVIEAAHFDQVSIARTARRHKLSSEASRRFERGVDPQAAAAAAQRTVDLLVLLAGGTADAGVTEIAAPSAPRTITVPADHPDKVAGVVYGRETVVRRLQDIGCDVYGQDELTVTVPSWRPDLAEPNDLAEEVIRLEGYEELPSTLPKLPSGRGLTHRQRLHRRVGRALAGAGYVEALNYPFVGEQVFDQLGLDADDPARRVVRLVNPLSDEEPALRTTLLPGLLGALRRNDGRGSHDLALFETGLVFHPREEQRIAAVLPVDRRPTDEEIAQLTAALPEQPRHVAAVLAGAREQAGWWGGGRPADWADAVEAARTVAREAGADLVVRKAQHGPWHPGRCAELAVVTDGAEQVVGHAGELHPRVLKALGLPERTCAMELNLDALEQAGDGTPQAPGISTFPVATQDVALVVDKPVPAADVEAALREGAGELLESIRLFDVYENAEQLGEGHKSLAYALRFRAADRTLTVDEASAARDAAVALAAERTGAVLRS; encoded by the coding sequence ATGCGGGTCCCGCTTTCCTGGCTGCGGGAGTACGTCGACCTGCCGGCGACTGAGACCGGGCGCGACGTCCAGGCCAAAATCGTTTCCACCGGCCTGGAGGTCGAGACCGTCGAACAGCTCGGCGCCGACCTCAAGGGGCCGCTCGTCGTCGGCCAGGTGCTGACCATCGAGGAGCTGGAGGGCTTCAAGAAGCCGATCCGCTTCTGCACCGTCGACGTCGGCCGGGCCAACGGCACCGGTGAGCCGCAGGAGATCGTCTGCGGCGCCCGCAACTTCGCCGTCGGCGACAAGGTCGTCGTGGTCCTGCCGGGCGCCGTGCTGCCCGGCGGCTTCGCGATCTCCGCCCGCAAGACCTACGGCAAGACCTCCCACGGCATGATCTGCTCCGCCGACGAGCTGGGCATGGGCGACGACGGCAGCCACGGCATCATCGTGCTGCCGCCGGAGCACGAGGTCGGCACCGACGCCATCGAGCTGCTCCAGCTGGTCGACGAGGTCCTCGACATCGCCGTCACCGCCAACCGCGGCGACTGCCTGTCGATCCGCGGCATCGCCCGTGAGACCGCCATCGCCTACGGCCTGCCGCTGCGCGACCCGGCCCTGCTCGACGTACCGGCCCCGAACGCCTTCGGCCATCCGGTGCGGATCTCCGAGCCCCTCGGCTGCGACCGCTTCACCGCCCGCACGGTCACCGGCCTCGACCCCGAGGCGCGCTCCCCGATCTGGCTCAGGCGCCGTCTGCAGAAGGCAGGCATGCGCCCGATCTCGCTCGCCGTCGACATCACCAACTACGTGATGCTGGAGCTGGGCCAGCCCCTGCACGCCTACGACCGCAAGCTGGTCCAGGGCACCATCGGCGTGCGCCGGGCCGAGGAGGGCGAGAAGCTCACCACCCTCGACGGCGTCACGCGCACGCTGCACGCCGAGGACCTCGTCATCACCGACGACCGAGGCCCGATCGGCCTCGCGGGCGTCATGGGCGGCGCCGACACCGAGATCGCCGACCACGACAACCTGGAGAACGCGACCACCGAGGTCGTCATCGAGGCCGCCCACTTCGACCAGGTCTCCATCGCGCGCACCGCCCGCCGCCACAAGCTGTCCTCCGAGGCCTCCCGCCGCTTCGAGCGGGGCGTCGACCCGCAGGCGGCCGCCGCGGCGGCCCAGCGCACGGTCGACCTGCTGGTCCTCCTCGCGGGCGGCACGGCCGACGCGGGCGTCACCGAGATCGCCGCACCCTCGGCTCCGCGCACGATCACCGTCCCGGCCGACCACCCGGACAAGGTCGCGGGCGTCGTCTACGGCCGCGAGACCGTCGTCCGGCGGCTGCAGGACATCGGCTGCGACGTGTACGGTCAGGACGAGCTGACCGTCACCGTCCCGTCCTGGCGGCCCGACCTGGCCGAGCCCAATGACCTGGCCGAAGAGGTCATCCGTCTGGAGGGCTACGAGGAGCTGCCCTCCACGCTGCCCAAGCTGCCCTCCGGCCGTGGGCTGACCCACCGCCAGCGGCTGCACCGCCGGGTCGGCCGGGCACTGGCCGGCGCGGGCTACGTCGAGGCGCTGAACTACCCGTTCGTCGGCGAGCAGGTCTTCGACCAGCTCGGCCTGGACGCCGATGACCCGGCCCGCCGCGTGGTCAGGCTCGTCAACCCGCTCAGCGACGAGGAGCCCGCGCTGCGTACGACGCTGCTGCCGGGCCTGCTCGGCGCGCTGCGCCGCAACGACGGCCGCGGCAGCCACGACCTCGCCCTGTTCGAGACCGGCCTGGTCTTCCACCCGCGGGAGGAACAGCGCATCGCCGCCGTCCTGCCCGTCGACCGGCGCCCCACCGACGAGGAGATCGCGCAGCTCACCGCCGCGCTCCCCGAGCAGCCGCGCCACGTCGCCGCCGTCCTCGCGGGCGCCCGCGAGCAGGCCGGCTGGTGGGGCGGCGGCCGCCCGGCCGACTGGGCGGACGCCGTCGAGGCCGCCCGCACCGTCGCCCGTGAGGCCGGTGCCGACCTCGTCGTCCGCAAGGCCCAGCACGGTCCGTGGCACCCGGGCCGCTGCGCCGAGCTCGCGGTCGTCACGGACGGCGCCGAGCAGGTCGTCGGCCACGCGGGCGAACTGCACCCGCGCGTGCTGAAGGCGCTGGGCCTGCCCGAGCGCACCTGCGCGATGGAGCTGAACCTGGACGCCCTGGAGCAGGCCGGCGACGGCACCCCGCAGGCGCCGGGCATCTCCACCTTCCCGGTCGCCACGCAGGACGTCGCCCTCGTCGTCGACAAGCCGGTCCCGGCCGCCGACGTCGAGGCCGCGCTGCGCGAGGGCGCCGGTGAACTGCTCGAGTCCATCCGGCTGTTCGACGTCTACGAGAACGCCGAGCAGCTCGGCGAGGGGCACAAGTCGCTGGCGTACGCGCTGCGCTTCCGCGCGGCCGACCGCACCCTCACGGTCGACGAGGCGTCGGCGGCGCGTGACGCGGCGGTGGCCCTGGCCGCCGAGCGCACGGGAGCCGTGCTGCGGAGCTAG
- a CDS encoding RNA methyltransferase, with product MAPVTPELISPRSSRVSAARRLARRNFRGKERLFLAEGPQAVREAAAHRADGGATLVELFTTLDAAERYADIVGEARGAGARIHLASDDVVAGISTTVTPQGLIGVCRFLDTPFEEILQARPRLVAVLAHVRDPGNAGTVLRCADAAGADAVVLTDASVDLYNPKAVRASVGSLFHLPVAVGVPVERAVAGLKAAGVRILAADGAGEHDLDDELDKHAMGGRTAWVFGNEAWGLPEETRALADAVVRVPIHGKAESLNLATAAAVCLYASARAQRASGGCRSVTQS from the coding sequence ATGGCCCCTGTGACCCCGGAGTTGATCTCTCCCCGTTCTTCTCGTGTGTCCGCCGCTCGGCGGCTCGCCCGGCGGAACTTCCGGGGGAAGGAGCGGCTCTTCCTCGCCGAGGGGCCGCAGGCCGTGCGGGAGGCGGCGGCCCACCGGGCCGACGGCGGGGCCACCCTCGTCGAACTGTTCACGACGCTCGACGCCGCCGAGCGGTACGCCGACATCGTGGGCGAGGCCCGCGGCGCCGGCGCCCGGATCCACCTCGCCTCCGACGACGTCGTCGCCGGGATCTCCACCACCGTCACCCCGCAGGGACTGATCGGAGTGTGCCGTTTCCTGGACACCCCCTTCGAGGAGATCCTCCAAGCCCGCCCACGGCTCGTCGCCGTCCTCGCGCACGTGCGCGATCCCGGCAACGCGGGCACGGTCCTGCGCTGCGCCGACGCCGCCGGAGCGGACGCGGTCGTCCTGACCGACGCCTCCGTCGACCTGTACAACCCCAAGGCCGTACGGGCCTCGGTGGGCTCGCTGTTCCACCTGCCCGTCGCCGTCGGCGTCCCCGTCGAGCGGGCGGTCGCCGGTCTGAAGGCCGCCGGCGTGCGCATCCTCGCCGCCGACGGCGCCGGGGAGCACGACCTCGACGACGAGCTCGACAAGCACGCCATGGGCGGCCGCACCGCCTGGGTCTTCGGGAACGAGGCCTGGGGCCTGCCGGAGGAGACCCGGGCGCTCGCCGACGCCGTCGTCCGCGTGCCGATCCACGGAAAGGCCGAGAGCCTGAACCTCGCCACCGCCGCCGCCGTATGTCTCTACGCGTCGGCCCGTGCACAGCGCGCCTCCGGAGGGTGCCGCTCCGTCACGCAGAGCTAG
- a CDS encoding DUF1844 domain-containing protein, which yields MSDTPPESAGSAEPAASPDFDAMARDIAEVPAVEVIVTVAVNLMSAAAVKLGLTEEGDQYKDLDEARKLVTALAGLLDASATEISSFHAAPLRDGLKSLQLAFREASIVPDEPGQGPGEKYTGPVYG from the coding sequence ATGAGTGACACCCCTCCCGAGTCCGCCGGGTCTGCCGAGCCTGCTGCATCTCCCGACTTCGACGCCATGGCCCGCGACATCGCCGAGGTCCCCGCCGTCGAGGTGATCGTGACGGTCGCCGTCAACCTGATGAGCGCCGCCGCCGTGAAGCTCGGCCTGACCGAGGAAGGCGACCAGTACAAGGACCTGGACGAGGCCCGCAAGCTGGTGACGGCCCTGGCCGGACTGCTGGACGCGAGCGCGACCGAGATCAGCTCCTTCCACGCGGCCCCGCTGCGCGACGGCCTGAAGTCGCTCCAGCTGGCCTTCCGCGAGGCGTCGATCGTCCCGGACGAGCCGGGCCAGGGCCCCGGTGAGAAGTACACGGGCCCGGTCTACGGCTAG
- a CDS encoding transcriptional regulator, whose amino-acid sequence MQPNTLLDAILDEAGISHAGLAAHVNQAGRARGLALRYEHTAVARWLKGQRPRGQVPDLICEVLATRLHRPVTLDDIGLGVPGEPSAPHGTSLSGFVERATALWRSDEQQRPHVLGAPAVTGTPAVMPVWEWENPPEDVDVSRGGRHRVTPADIEMLRAARTHYEQMYRKAGGIATRSRIVGFLNAEAAPLLRGSYTDATGRQLHRATGGLVAIAGICAYDSDAHGLAQRYFHQALRLAKASGDRGLGAYVIALLVNQALFMREYRQAVAFAEAALRAAGRHITPALASDLYAMQAKAYAHLGDGTSALSCIRRAEQAAERIRRGYEPDETGYVQPGLVNVQVAEALLSLGELAAAQEHATAAVDNPAHDRGRVHRLAMLSTIELRQGNADRAVATAVQMAEQARGMESQRLRDRLRAVREHLVRSGCAGTAEAAELIDGALRVPL is encoded by the coding sequence ATGCAGCCCAACACCCTGCTCGACGCGATCCTGGACGAGGCCGGTATCTCGCACGCGGGTCTCGCCGCGCACGTCAACCAGGCGGGCCGGGCGCGCGGCCTCGCCCTGCGCTACGAACACACCGCCGTGGCCCGGTGGCTGAAGGGCCAGCGGCCGCGCGGACAGGTGCCGGACCTGATCTGCGAGGTGCTCGCCACCCGGCTGCACCGGCCCGTCACGCTCGACGACATCGGCCTGGGCGTGCCCGGCGAGCCGTCCGCACCGCACGGCACGTCGCTGTCGGGCTTCGTCGAACGGGCCACCGCGCTGTGGCGGTCCGACGAGCAGCAGCGCCCGCACGTCCTCGGTGCCCCCGCCGTGACCGGCACGCCCGCCGTGATGCCCGTGTGGGAGTGGGAGAACCCGCCCGAGGACGTCGACGTCTCGCGCGGCGGCAGGCACCGGGTCACGCCGGCCGACATTGAGATGCTGCGCGCCGCCCGCACCCACTACGAGCAGATGTACCGCAAGGCCGGCGGCATCGCGACCCGCAGCCGCATCGTTGGTTTCCTCAACGCCGAGGCCGCCCCGCTGCTGCGCGGCAGCTACACCGACGCCACGGGCCGCCAACTGCACCGGGCGACCGGCGGGTTGGTGGCGATCGCGGGCATCTGCGCCTACGACTCCGACGCGCACGGCCTCGCCCAGCGCTACTTCCACCAGGCGCTCAGGCTCGCGAAGGCCAGCGGGGACCGGGGACTTGGGGCGTACGTCATAGCCCTGCTGGTCAACCAGGCGCTGTTCATGAGGGAGTACCGTCAGGCCGTCGCCTTCGCGGAGGCCGCGCTGCGCGCCGCCGGCCGGCACATCACCCCGGCGCTCGCCTCGGACCTGTACGCGATGCAGGCGAAGGCGTACGCCCACCTCGGCGACGGTACGAGCGCACTGTCCTGCATCCGCCGTGCCGAGCAGGCGGCCGAACGCATCCGGCGCGGATACGAGCCCGACGAGACCGGTTATGTCCAGCCGGGTCTGGTCAACGTGCAGGTGGCGGAGGCGCTGTTGAGCCTCGGCGAGCTGGCGGCGGCGCAGGAGCACGCCACTGCCGCCGTGGACAACCCGGCGCACGACCGCGGCCGGGTGCACCGGCTGGCCATGCTCAGCACGATCGAGCTCCGTCAGGGCAACGCCGACCGGGCGGTGGCGACCGCGGTGCAGATGGCGGAGCAGGCCCGGGGGATGGAGTCCCAGCGGCTGCGGGACAGACTGCGCGCGGTGCGCGAACACCTCGTGCGCAGCGGCTGTGCCGGCACGGCCGAGGCGGCCGAACTCATCGACGGGGCACTGCGCGTACCGCTGTGA
- the rpmI gene encoding 50S ribosomal protein L35 produces MPKNKSHSGASKRFKVTGSGKVLRERAGKRHLLEHKSSRLTRRLTGNAEMAPGDAKKIKKLLGK; encoded by the coding sequence ATGCCGAAGAACAAGTCGCACAGCGGTGCCAGCAAGCGCTTCAAGGTCACCGGCTCCGGCAAGGTGCTCCGTGAGCGCGCCGGCAAGCGCCACCTGCTCGAGCACAAGTCGTCCCGCCTGACGCGTCGCCTCACCGGCAACGCCGAGATGGCCCCGGGTGACGCCAAGAAGATCAAGAAGCTTCTCGGCAAGTGA
- a CDS encoding ATP-binding protein — translation MSLGTGRAPGTPDARRPPATGHGAPAGLGIDPDDLPDGLVIADEHGRVVCFNAAAARITAVPAEEALGQRLEKALPLEDLEGRRWWQLTDPYGGLAIRAGQPERNLLLHGGREVLVSAKYVRAHPTGPVRRVVVSLRDTEARRRTERSHAELIATVAHELRSPLTSVKGFTATLLAKWERFTDDQKRLMLETVDADADRVTRLIAELLDISRIDSGRLEVRRQLIDVGAAVGRHIQAYVAAGQPADRFLVRVEQPLPALWADPDKIDQVLSNLIENAVRHGEGTVSIDVTPATSPREGEDAGTSVTVSDEGPGIPEESMNRVFTRFWRGSKRGGTGLGLYIVKGIVEAHGGTITVGRAPGGGAEFRFTLPVGTPAHLL, via the coding sequence ATGAGTCTCGGCACCGGTCGCGCACCGGGCACACCGGACGCACGGCGCCCGCCCGCGACCGGGCACGGTGCTCCGGCCGGGCTCGGCATCGACCCCGACGACCTGCCCGACGGTCTGGTGATCGCCGACGAGCACGGCCGGGTCGTCTGCTTCAACGCCGCCGCCGCCCGCATCACCGCCGTCCCCGCCGAGGAGGCCCTCGGACAGCGCCTGGAGAAGGCCCTTCCGTTAGAGGACCTGGAGGGGCGGCGCTGGTGGCAGCTGACCGACCCCTACGGCGGGCTCGCCATCCGCGCGGGCCAGCCCGAACGCAACCTCCTGCTGCACGGGGGCCGGGAGGTCCTCGTGTCGGCGAAGTACGTCCGCGCCCATCCCACCGGCCCCGTCCGCCGTGTCGTCGTCTCGCTCCGCGACACCGAGGCCCGCCGCCGCACCGAGCGCAGCCACGCCGAGCTGATCGCCACCGTGGCGCACGAGCTGCGCTCGCCCCTGACCTCCGTCAAGGGCTTCACCGCCACCCTGCTCGCCAAGTGGGAGCGTTTCACCGACGACCAGAAGCGGCTGATGCTGGAGACCGTCGACGCCGACGCCGACCGCGTCACCCGGCTCATCGCCGAACTCCTCGACATCTCCCGCATCGACTCCGGCCGCCTCGAGGTGCGCCGCCAGCTCATCGACGTCGGCGCCGCCGTCGGCCGGCACATCCAGGCCTACGTCGCCGCCGGACAGCCCGCCGACCGCTTCCTGGTCCGAGTCGAGCAGCCGCTGCCCGCGCTGTGGGCCGACCCCGACAAGATCGACCAGGTGCTGAGCAACCTCATCGAAAATGCCGTGCGGCACGGCGAGGGAACCGTCAGCATTGACGTCACGCCCGCGACGTCCCCCCGGGAGGGAGAGGACGCCGGCACGTCGGTCACGGTGAGCGACGAGGGGCCCGGCATTCCGGAGGAGTCCATGAACCGCGTCTTCACCCGCTTCTGGCGGGGCAGCAAGCGCGGCGGCACCGGCCTCGGGCTCTACATCGTCAAGGGCATCGTCGAGGCCCACGGCGGCACGATCACGGTCGGCCGCGCCCCCGGCGGCGGCGCGGAGTTCCGATTTACCCTGCCCGTGGGCACCCCGGCGCACCTCCTCTAG